One Sulfurihydrogenibium sp. DNA segment encodes these proteins:
- the secF gene encoding protein translocase subunit SecF: protein MRNFMVEPPNIDFLKIRKIGYGISLSLLILSFVLFFTKGFNLGLDFTGGTSIQVKFNQQIRVSDVRNLLKDVDLADSLIQEVGTNKDEVEIRVPAKKGSSSIVLEKVKKALDSKFQGQYEIRKVEFIDALVGSEMAKASVYSMIFVMLGILLFVGYRYEPLFAIAAVIPLFHDAIITLGIFSLLGKEIDLTVIAAILTVLGYSLNDTIIVFDRIRENIKARGRKNMESIINRSINENLARTIITSGTALFSVIAIYFFGGESLQNFALALLIGIVFGTYSSIYVAAPLILEVEKILRAKTKKETVGA from the coding sequence ATGAGAAATTTTATGGTAGAACCACCAAATATAGACTTTTTAAAGATTAGAAAAATAGGCTATGGGATATCTTTAAGTTTGCTAATATTAAGCTTTGTTTTGTTCTTTACAAAAGGGTTTAATCTTGGGCTTGATTTTACAGGTGGAACGTCGATTCAAGTTAAATTTAACCAGCAGATAAGGGTTTCTGATGTTAGAAATCTACTTAAAGACGTAGATTTAGCAGACTCTTTAATTCAAGAAGTAGGGACTAACAAAGATGAAGTTGAAATTAGAGTACCGGCTAAAAAGGGAAGTTCAAGCATTGTTCTTGAAAAAGTAAAAAAAGCATTAGATAGCAAATTCCAAGGTCAGTATGAGATAAGAAAGGTTGAGTTTATAGATGCCTTGGTTGGAAGCGAGATGGCAAAAGCCAGCGTGTATTCTATGATTTTTGTAATGCTTGGGATTTTACTTTTTGTAGGTTATAGATACGAGCCTTTATTTGCAATTGCAGCTGTAATTCCATTGTTCCATGATGCAATCATCACACTTGGTATATTCTCACTTCTTGGAAAAGAGATAGACCTTACGGTGATTGCGGCAATCCTAACAGTTCTTGGATACTCTTTAAACGATACAATCATCGTTTTTGATAGAATCAGAGAAAACATAAAAGCCCGTGGAAGAAAAAATATGGAAAGCATTATCAACAGAAGTATTAACGAAAACTTGGCAAGAACTATAATCACATCAGGAACAGCATTATTTTCTGTAATTGCAATATACTTTTTTGGTGGAGAATCTCTCCAAAACTTTGCATTAGCATTGCTTATAGGTATTGTTTTTGGTACTTACTCATCAATTTACGTTGCTGCACCTTTAATTTTAGAAGTTGAAAAGATTTTAAGAGCAAAAACAAAAAAAGAAACGGTAGGAGCGTAA
- the hisC gene encoding histidinol-phosphate transaminase, translated as MRYLERLKNLKAYKTETTPCKVKLSSNESPFDLSDKLKERISQEIKKINFQRYPDPHATRLKEAIANFVNSEENLNITSENLVLGNGSDELIHLLITVIGDLKNPVAYPVPTFPMYQVSSDVVGRPKVEFELDENFQLTKEEIDQTLSKNPDAFFFASPNNPTGNSFNKSLIEYVIDKGVFTVIDEAYIHFSDKESFLKEALQYDNVVVLRTMSKVGLASIRLGYLIAKKEVAQEINKARLPFNITYPTQVIGEIVLTEGLDELNQQIKVVKEERIRVMSEVSKIKDIKVYPSDANFFLMKVPNGDLLHKQLIEKGVLVRNMSHLPKLENCLRVSIGKKEENDEFIKAMFEIFKNG; from the coding sequence ATGAGATACTTAGAAAGGCTAAAAAATCTAAAAGCTTATAAAACAGAAACAACGCCTTGTAAAGTAAAGTTATCTTCAAACGAAAGCCCATTTGACCTATCAGATAAGTTAAAAGAAAGAATATCTCAAGAAATTAAAAAAATAAACTTTCAAAGATATCCGGACCCACATGCTACAAGGCTTAAAGAAGCAATAGCTAATTTTGTAAATTCAGAAGAAAATTTAAACATAACGTCAGAAAACCTTGTTCTTGGAAATGGTTCAGATGAGTTGATACATCTTTTAATTACAGTTATCGGAGATTTGAAAAATCCCGTTGCTTATCCAGTACCAACCTTTCCTATGTATCAAGTCTCTTCCGACGTAGTAGGAAGACCAAAGGTAGAGTTTGAGCTTGATGAAAATTTTCAGCTTACAAAAGAAGAGATAGATCAGACACTATCAAAAAATCCTGATGCTTTTTTCTTTGCATCTCCAAACAACCCAACAGGAAACAGCTTTAACAAAAGTTTAATAGAATACGTGATAGATAAAGGAGTTTTTACAGTAATAGACGAAGCATACATCCACTTTTCAGATAAAGAAAGCTTTTTAAAAGAAGCTCTGCAGTATGACAATGTGGTCGTATTAAGAACAATGTCAAAGGTAGGACTTGCAAGCATAAGACTTGGATATCTAATAGCAAAAAAAGAAGTAGCTCAAGAGATAAACAAAGCAAGACTACCATTTAACATTACTTACCCAACGCAAGTAATAGGAGAAATTGTACTAACAGAAGGATTAGATGAATTAAACCAGCAAATAAAAGTTGTAAAAGAAGAAAGAATAAGAGTAATGTCAGAAGTTTCTAAGATCAAAGATATAAAAGTATATCCCTCAGATGCAAACTTTTTCTTGATGAAAGTTCCAAACGGAGACCTGCTACATAAACAGCTAATAGAAAAAGGCGTCCTTGTAAGAAACATGTCTCATCTTCCAAAGCTTGAAAACTGTTTGAGAGTTTCTATTGGCAAAAAGGAAGAAAACGATGAATTTATAAAAGCAATGTTTGAAATATTTAAAAATGGATAA
- a CDS encoding nucleotidyltransferase domain-containing protein, producing the protein MKYLKMDKVEKIINDLVYVLVEKLQPEKILLFGSRAKGENKPYSDIDLAVELKQNVDFRLKRKIKELVEDISGIYSVDIIYLNECSENFKNIVYETGKVLYEKS; encoded by the coding sequence TTGAAATATTTAAAAATGGATAAAGTAGAGAAAATAATTAACGATTTAGTTTATGTTTTGGTAGAAAAACTACAGCCAGAAAAAATATTACTTTTTGGCTCAAGGGCTAAAGGAGAAAATAAACCATACTCAGATATCGATTTAGCAGTTGAATTAAAACAAAATGTAGATTTTAGACTAAAAAGAAAGATAAAAGAGCTTGTAGAAGATATAAGCGGGATATATTCAGTAGATATTATTTATCTTAATGAATGCAGCGAAAACTTTAAAAACATAGTTTATGAAACAGGAAAAGTTTTATATGAGAAAAGTTGA
- the groES gene encoding co-chaperone GroES, whose protein sequence is MAKLKPLYDRVVIKRVEEEVAKTPSGIIIPDTAKEKPQIGEVVAVGEGKMLENGNIVPLKVKVGDKVYFSKYAGNEVKVDGEELIILREDDILAIIEQ, encoded by the coding sequence ATGGCAAAGTTAAAACCTTTGTATGACAGAGTTGTTATCAAAAGAGTTGAAGAAGAAGTAGCAAAAACTCCATCAGGAATTATTATTCCAGATACGGCGAAAGAAAAACCTCAAATTGGTGAAGTTGTAGCTGTAGGAGAAGGTAAAATGTTAGAAAACGGAAATATAGTTCCACTCAAAGTAAAAGTAGGGGATAAAGTATATTTTAGCAAGTATGCAGGAAATGAAGTTAAAGTTGATGGTGAGGAGTTAATCATTTTAAGAGAAGATGATATCTTAGCAATTATTGAACAATAA
- the groL gene encoding chaperonin GroEL (60 kDa chaperone family; promotes refolding of misfolded polypeptides especially under stressful conditions; forms two stacked rings of heptamers to form a barrel-shaped 14mer; ends can be capped by GroES; misfolded proteins enter the barrel where they are refolded when GroES binds), translated as MAAKRLVYGDEARAKLKAGVDKLANAVKVTLGPRGREVILEKKWGSPVVTKDGVSVAKEIELSDPYENMAAQLVKEVASKTADVAGDGTTTATVLTQAIYEEGLKAIASGANPVYVKRGIDEAVKIVVEELKKISKPVTGRKEIEQVATISANNDPEIGKIIADAMEKVGKDGVITVEESKSAETVLEVTEGMQFDRGYLSPYFVTNPEKMEAVLENPYILIYEKKISNIRELLPVLEKVVQTNRPLLIIAEDVEGEALATLVVNHIKGVLRVCAVKAPGFGERRKAMLQDIAILTGGTAITEDLGIKLESVDLDMLGQADKVVVDKDNTTIIGGKGNPEDIKARIEQIKKQIETTTSEYDKEKLQERLAKLAGGVAIIKVGAATEAELKEKKDRVDDAVHATKAAVEEGIVPGGGIALFRASKALCNVKEENPDKAWGIKIVENACKVPLKQIAYNAGFEGSVIIEKIKDVDNINYGFNAATGEYVDMVEAGIIDPTKVVRTALQNAASVAGTMLTAECLVAEIKEKEEKLPGAGGGMGDMDF; from the coding sequence ATGGCAGCAAAAAGATTAGTTTATGGTGATGAGGCAAGAGCAAAATTAAAAGCAGGTGTTGATAAACTTGCAAATGCAGTTAAAGTAACACTTGGACCAAGAGGTAGAGAAGTAATTTTAGAGAAAAAATGGGGATCTCCAGTCGTTACTAAAGACGGTGTATCTGTTGCAAAAGAAATAGAACTTTCAGACCCATACGAAAACATGGCAGCTCAACTTGTTAAAGAAGTTGCATCTAAGACAGCAGACGTTGCTGGTGATGGTACAACAACAGCTACAGTATTAACTCAAGCAATCTATGAAGAAGGATTAAAAGCAATTGCTTCTGGTGCTAATCCAGTTTATGTAAAAAGAGGAATTGATGAAGCTGTTAAAATAGTTGTTGAAGAACTCAAAAAAATATCTAAACCAGTTACTGGAAGAAAAGAGATTGAACAAGTTGCTACAATCTCTGCAAACAACGACCCAGAAATCGGTAAAATCATTGCAGATGCAATGGAAAAAGTAGGAAAAGATGGTGTAATCACTGTTGAAGAATCTAAATCTGCAGAAACTGTATTAGAAGTAACAGAAGGTATGCAGTTTGATAGAGGATACTTGTCTCCATACTTTGTAACAAATCCAGAAAAAATGGAAGCTGTGTTAGAAAATCCATACATCTTAATCTATGAAAAGAAAATCAGCAATATAAGAGAGCTTTTACCAGTATTAGAAAAAGTTGTTCAAACAAACAGACCACTTTTAATAATTGCTGAAGATGTTGAAGGAGAAGCTCTTGCTACATTAGTAGTAAACCATATCAAAGGAGTATTAAGAGTATGTGCAGTTAAAGCTCCAGGGTTTGGTGAAAGAAGAAAAGCAATGCTCCAAGACATTGCTATCTTAACAGGTGGTACGGCAATCACAGAAGACCTTGGAATCAAACTCGAATCTGTTGATTTAGATATGCTTGGTCAAGCTGATAAAGTTGTTGTAGACAAAGATAACACTACAATCATTGGCGGAAAAGGAAATCCAGAAGATATTAAAGCAAGAATAGAGCAAATCAAAAAACAAATTGAAACAACAACTTCTGAATATGACAAAGAAAAATTACAAGAAAGACTTGCTAAACTCGCCGGTGGTGTAGCTATCATTAAAGTTGGTGCTGCAACAGAAGCGGAATTAAAAGAGAAAAAAGACAGAGTTGATGACGCAGTACATGCTACAAAAGCTGCAGTAGAAGAAGGCATTGTTCCAGGTGGTGGTATTGCATTATTCAGAGCATCAAAAGCACTTTGTAACGTGAAAGAAGAAAACCCAGATAAAGCTTGGGGTATCAAGATTGTTGAAAATGCTTGCAAAGTTCCACTAAAACAAATTGCTTATAACGCAGGATTCGAAGGATCTGTGATAATTGAAAAAATCAAAGATGTTGACAATATAAACTACGGATTCAATGCAGCTACTGGTGAATATGTAGACATGGTAGAAGCTGGTATCATCGACCCAACTAAGGTTGTAAGAACAGCTCTCCAAAACGCTGCATCTGTCGCAGGAACAATGCTTACAGCTGAGTGCTTAGTGGCAGAAATTAAGGAAAAAGAAGAAAAACTCCCAGGCGCAGGCGGTGGAATGGGAGACATGGACTTCTAA